In Rhizobium sp. BG4, the genomic stretch GCCGACTGCCTTCAGCGATCCCGATCGCGCAACGATGCCACAAAGCTCATCCACCGAGGTGGGGCTGAGGCATTCCCTGAAGCTGTAATGATAGCTCTCCGCCCAATTGGCTGCCGGAATCTGACGCACGCTACGAACCCTCCCGAATCCATTGTCACCTCGACGTTAGCCGAAACGCACCGGATTGAAGAGGCCGCTTGCCGTCAATTCCGTCCTGCCAGATAAGGCAGGGCGAAGAGATAGAGGCCGCTGAAAAGCAGCAGGAACAGCGGCAGAAGCGGTGAATAGACGACCCATGCCGGCGGCGTGCCGAAGGCCATGGTTGCGAAATTGGCGGCGACGGTCACCGTAAAGATGATCGAGATCCAGCGGTGCGCCTGCCGGATAAATCTGCTGAAAGCCACTGTTTCCTCCCTGAAGATATGGCCGAGATTCAAGCGCGCGCCAGCAGCTGCTCGAGGTTCTCGAAGAACTTGTGCCAGCCTGCGCGTGCGCCCATGAAGGCCTGCTGCTGGTCGGGGCGGAATCCGGATTGCTCCATGCGCAGATGAGTGCCCTTCACCGTCGGCGTCAGGGTCCACGTCACGACGCTTTCGAGGCCATGGGCGTCCCAGCTGTAGGAGAGCGTCCTGTTCGGTTCGACTTCGCGGACCGCGCAATCGACCGAGCCCCAGTCGCCGCTGAACTTGAAGCGGTGGTCGACCACCGGCTTGAAATCGTTCCGCATCAGCCAATCCTGCAAGAGATGCGGCTGCGTCAGCGCGCGCCATATCTTTTCCGGCGGAAAGGCGATCTCCCGCTCGACGATCACGGTGCGCCGTTCGTGGGTTGCGTCGCTCATTGGTCCATCCTCTTCAAAAGCTCTTCGAGATCATCGAACCGGCTCTCCCAGAAGCCGGCCATCTTCGTCGTCCAATCCGCCAGCGGGGCCAGAGCCTCGATGCGGGCGCTGTAATGCGTCTGGCGTCCCTCATGCCGGTCGCGCACTAGGCCCGCCTGCTTGAGGACGGCGAGATGCTTCGAGACGACGGGCTGCGAGACCCCTGCTCCCGATGTCAGCACGCCGACCGTCTTCTCGCCCTCCAGACACAGGCGCTCGAAAAGCGCGCGGCGGGTCGGATCGGCGAGCGACCGGAAAAGCAGGTCCTGGGTGCTTTGTGTTTCCAATTCATACCTCATTGGCTATGGGTTTATTCATAGCCATAT encodes the following:
- a CDS encoding SRPBCC domain-containing protein; the encoded protein is MSDATHERRTVIVEREIAFPPEKIWRALTQPHLLQDWLMRNDFKPVVDHRFKFSGDWGSVDCAVREVEPNRTLSYSWDAHGLESVVTWTLTPTVKGTHLRMEQSGFRPDQQQAFMGARAGWHKFFENLEQLLARA
- a CDS encoding metalloregulator ArsR/SmtB family transcription factor, encoding METQSTQDLLFRSLADPTRRALFERLCLEGEKTVGVLTSGAGVSQPVVSKHLAVLKQAGLVRDRHEGRQTHYSARIEALAPLADWTTKMAGFWESRFDDLEELLKRMDQ